A region of the Marmota flaviventris isolate mMarFla1 chromosome 3, mMarFla1.hap1, whole genome shotgun sequence genome:
TTACCTGCTGAGTGTCTTCTTGTGAattctgtttttaactttttaaaagaaaagctggTATTGAGAAGATAGAGGAGAAAGATCAAGCGATGAGAAGGTGATGATAGCAACAGGAGTTGAGGGTTTGGGGAGTAGACAGAGGAGACAGAGTGGTCACCAGTGTGAGGGAGGATAGGATCCAAGGACAAAGGACAGTGCCTGCTGCTTTTGATAAGTGACATAATCTCTCCATTCTGCTGAGGAAGGGACTATTAAAGGaagattttaaaatctgaatacaataaataaatgaccatgTCACTTCATTGTTcgaaacagaaaaaaagcttTAAGACAAACAAATCAGAGTATTTAATTGTGATAGACTCAAAGCAATTATTATGACCatttaaatacctttaaaaaCCTTTAATGTTAGAGATCATAAAATCAGCTTTCAcaactgatatttcttcttcctaaCCAAAAAATTTTGTACATACATTGTTTTaaagtctcctttttttttttttttttggttgcacAGATGGTCAATCTAGTTTCTTGTACAGAGGTTTGTAGGTTTGTAAAAATCATAGGCTCTTTCTCTGAAAGCACATCTGGACATTGTTCATGTCAAGAAATTAAAAGGcatgttatttttaaggttttctaGTTCATGATATATAactaaagttatttaaaattctcagaaattaTGAATACTATACTGACCTCTAATAATATCTCATGTCTATTCATGGAGTTTTAAATCACTCTTTAATTTTGATACTTCTTTTgcaataataatttttgtttattacaagattcatttaacaaaacatgacaaaaattattattacaaaagAAGCATTATTGAGGATAAAATAAAGTGTAAGTTACCAGATAAATGtgcaaaaaaaattgtacatCTCTCAAAACTGTCAGATATGTTAAGCTTACCACATAAATAAAGTGGTGACCTCAATAGGTAGAAAGAAATAGCTCTTTAATAGTGAAAGGCATATGTGATATACTGGGAAGAGCACTGGATGCCAAGACATATATTAGAAAGCCATGAGTTTGGTAACTCACAGGTTGTGTGATGATCAGCAATTTCAATATACCTCAGATTCAATTCCTATAAAAGGATATAACAATTCAAACCTATAAGGAGTGGGTGGCttaaaagagatgaaaatacAAATCTCAACATCTTCTCCaagaaaaaaaggatattttatgATACTAGAGCAAAGGtataaaatttaattcttaaCCTTGTCTCATACCTCCTAGTAGGTTCTTGCCATGAGTGACAAGGGAGGAAACAACCACTCGGATGTAACTGACTTCATTCTTGCAGGCTTCAGGGTGCCTCCAGAGTTCTacattctcctcttcctcctgttccTACTGATCTATGTCATGGTCCTTTTGGGGAACATTATTATGATGGCAGTCATTGTGACTGACTCCCAGCTGAACACACCAATGTATTTCTTTCTAGGAAATCTGTCTTTCATTGACCTCTCCTACTCCACTGTTATTGCTCCTAAAGCCATGGTCATCTTCCTGTCtgagaaaaaaaacatatccTTTGGAGGATGTGCTGCCCAGCTTTTCCTTTTTACACTCTTCATTGTAACAGAGGGATTTGTCCTGGcagccatggcctatgaccgcttcAGTGCCATCTGCAATCCTCTTCTTTATAGTGTCTACATGTCAAGACGCCTCTGCAGCCAGCTGATGGCTGGTTCCTATTTCTGTGCCTGGGTCAGTTCCACCATTCAAGTCAGTGTGACATTCTCAGTGTCTTTTTGTGCATACCGAGTCATTGATCACTTCTACTGTGATTCTTACCAAATTGAGAAGATCTCATGCTCTAATCTCTTTGTCAATAAGATGGTATCTCTGAGTTTGGctatcttcattatttttcccACAATAGTTGTCATTGTAGTATCTTACATGTACATTGTGTCCACAGTCTTGAAGATTCCCTCCactgaagggagaaagaaagccttctccacctgcagcTCCCACCTTGGGGTAGTGAGTGTGCTTTATGGGACTGTCTCATTTGTGTATCTCATACCTCCCAGCAATCCTGAACTCCGCAAAGTGGCCTCAGTATTTTACATACTGGTGACACCCATGTTAAACCCTCTGATCTACTCTCTAAGAAACAAAGATGTCAAACAAGCTTTGAGAAAAATCCTAGGGAACAAGAAAGCTTTACCCTAATTCTCCTTTATTGGTGTTTCCTCATTGAGGGGCCCACTGATTTATCCTGGTTTGATTTTAATATGAGATCAAGTTTGAGTCATTCAGGGACTTTTTAATCTGACCACCTCACTAATGATTTATTACTAACGAAGGGTTAGTATTCATCCATCATTCATTCTTCTATAAAAGAGCAGTGTTATGTCTGCATATCTTAGACATCAATAAACTTTGCAGCCATTTCATAAATAGAAATACAATTTTCActctttctcattttatctttatgACAGTGAGAGAAAGGGggatttaacattatttttttcctctgggttTACTGGCATTGTGGGAGAAAATTTGCTTTGGTAAAATGTTAAACTCACACATAAACTTCTGTGATTTGCAGAAACACCATCCCAAAGAAGAATGCTTTATGAGTTGCAAAAcctgattattttataaaatatattcacagagATTTTCTTTCAGTCTATTCTCCTTAAAAAAACTGTCATTGTGAAAGAGTCATTATTTTCTGTGCCATCATGATTTTAACAGAGTAACTCAACTAATTTCATTGATGTTTAATTGCattgtattgttttttatttttagtattgatTGCCACTGATTCATTGTCATATCAAAGAGGTTTAGAAACATTTTGTATCCAATCTTCTAAAATCTgaatacttaaaaaatacaaaaggaaaatctTTAGTACAGGTGTCCTCTTATGAGGGAGCAAATTGAAGCAAATTGAATTAGATGCTTTCAACCATTTTCACCAGTGTGCCTTGAATTATTTAGTTTTCCTTAATGATTGAAATATATATGTTCACAATTTTTGTGTAAAGAATTTGATATTTAAATCATATGTGATCTTTTTGTCTTTCTAATATTTGCATTGATGGTCTACTTTAATGAGAGCatttgacctttatttttttgagaagtatTTGGTATCtccaaatattataaaaatcaatgataaatatacaaaagaaaatgtcaagtgtttacttttattatttccttttttatattgtgGTGTAAAATCTAATGTTGATGAGAAAATGTACAAATGAAGGGATGTTGTAAAAGGTGTTGTATTCCTAGTTTCAACCCTACTAATTCTTATGCATGTTGTCTACTTTCAAACTAACACAATGTTTCAATAAAGTCAGTCAGGTTCTCAAAAGACCCCAGTGATTATAGGAAGTATACAACTCCTTTGATAGATTAGGATCACAATAGGGAGGAATAGTAAATGGTAGAACAGAAGTATTCTGGAATTCATAAAAATAGGCTTCAATTCTAATGtgttataattagaaaaattctttaattaaagaaaatcacTATTATTTTCACACAAAAGTGTTTTTGTACTATTCTGAATATGgctctagattttaaaaataggttttacTTACCCCTTATGAATATTCCAAATGAATCAATTAATACTACTTCACCATCTCTACGTATCAACCATGagtatatcttttttatttgctttattgagTGAATACCTGATAGGCTTACTTGCTGAAAATCACTTGCTTAACCTAAGAAAAGGAATATATTGGAAGGGTATGTGGAACACACTGAATCAGTAgaaatgctagaaaaaaaaaggcttctaTTTGAGTAAGAACCAAGTAACCCCAAATAATGAAGAAGCAATACCTGTTCAAGAATCAGATATCCAAATTCAGTCTTATTACATTTGCAATATGTGAACTtcaagtattttcattttttattccctgttctataaatttaaattatgataGACACTATCATATAAGCCTCTTTACTAAGGATGGCAAGATCCTTGACTTTGATCTtatctaattagaaaaaaatcaaatattcaaaGTATAATGGTATGGTTATTGAAATGGCTACACCTGCCAGATCCAACAATATCAAATACTGGTGATGATGCAGAGCAATATGTTCTCTCATTCATTAATGGTATGGATATAAAATCCTATAGCAGACAACTTGCTAGCTCCTTGCAAAGTCAAACATAGACTAACTCTGCAAATCAGCATTTGTGCTCCTAATATttacaaaacttattttaaaacttatgttCATATAGAAACTGTAAATGaatgtttataaaatacttattCACAATCCCCCTGAATTGGAAACAATCATGTTTTTTGTAAGTGAATGATATGTATTCatacaataaaatttagaaattaaagaacaaaGTTTTAATTCACATAGCAGTATGAATAAACCTTAAATGAATTTTTCTAAATGAACATATGATTGTATTCACATAGTATTCTGGAAACAGCAAATCTATAgtgaaggaaaataaatcagTATTTCCAGGGATTTTGAGAGTGTTGACTAGAGGATGCCCTGGAGATTTTCAGGGTGGATGAATTAATCTATATGGTGCTATAAAGGCAGAGACATAGTAATAAGCATTTTTTGAATCCCATAGTTTCACTGCACACAGAGTAAATGTTatgtacttaaattttttaaaaaatgaactctgAGGATAGGGAACCCTTATTTGAAATGAAGACTCTGAGAAAAGAATCAcactatattaaaaatgtatgacctaacatcaatgtttatagcatcagaattacaatatctaagctatggaaccaacctacatgcccatcaacagatgaatggatacagaaattatggtatatgtacacaatgggatattactcagccataaagaagaatggattaATGACacttgttggtaaatggatgcatctggagattatcatgctaagtgagatacACCATTAACACCATTAAcaaaaatgttctctctgatatgcagatgtgaACACACAACAAGTGGGTAGGGTGGAGAATAGaggttcagtggattagacagaCAGGAATGAAAGGTAAGGAAAAgtgatgagaataggaaagacaacagaatgaataggacataactttcctatgtacatatacgaatatgccacagtgaatctcacctttgTGTACACGCATAAGACTGGGCTCCTAattgaataagatatattccaagctttgtataattatatcaaaatggattcttcaGTCATGTATAAttaacaagaacaaataaaaattacaaaaaagaatGTATGGCCTAATCTCACTGAAACAATTGGGGGGAAAGTGCTGGTCTAAATAACTTTTGAAAACagtgtatttgttgttgttagaaACTTTGAGACTAAATACAAAAGGAAGGTACACAAACATAACACACTCTTTGGCAATTTTGTTTCTGCAGGTTGTAAATTTACAATCTCAAAATTTCTGTGCATGCATCTGGAATTGAAAAAATGAGTAAAAGGATGGTAGATGTTGTAGATCATCAGGTTTCTCACTGTTGGAATGAGGATTTACAGATTAGTAAAGgaaaaacctagagtgaatcatGATATGGAATAAGAGCTGGAGACATCAGTGTGAATTTGTCATAAGGTCAATATAGATAAAGATGGATGAATGGTTAAATAGTATTTGACATATATGTTTGCATGGCTTAGCATGTATATTTTCTAGCTGTTTGTTGAGAGATCCTAGAAGCAATGCCACCCAGTAGTAACAAGCACACCTGGCATCCCAACAGTGGTTTCTAATAACATTCCtaatcaaagaaaacaaacaaacaaaaataaatatagacaGAAAAAACAGCTAGACTGGCTGATTTTATGACCGGGCAGGGAGCATCCAAGAAAAATCTTAAGAGTCTTGCATGTTAAAGCATAGTGGAACTTCTTTCAAACACAACAAATGAGACATTTTAAAGGGGTTCAGGAATTAATTTCAAAGAGCTTCCAATAGCCAAATCTGGGAAACATAAagcaataaatttaaagaatacaATTTGGGATTATATTCCAGgtcaaaaaaaatatgtacaagtCTATAATAAATAATGgttgactaaataaataaatgggcaagaaGAGACATGTTTTGTCTAGAAGTTCCCCAAATCTAAGAAAAGTCCTTCCAgtacttctttttctagttttatctttcttttctctacctttccctcccacctcatgtctctgtttaatgttaatcttttcctcctgctcttcatccctgctctgttcttagttgctctcattatatcaaagaagacatttggcatttgctttttttagggattggctagcttcacttagcataatctgctctagtgccatccatttccctgcaaattccatgattttgtcattttttagtgctgagtaatactccattgtgtataaatgccacatttttttatccattcatctattgaaaggcatcttggttggttccacagtctagctattgtgaattgtgctgcgatgaacatcgatgtggcagtatcgcagtagtacgctcttttaaggtcttcagggtatagtccgagaagggcaatagctgggtcgaatggtggttccattcccagctttcccaggaatctccatactgctttccagattggccgcaccaatttgcagtcccaccagcaatgtacaagagtacccttttccccacatccttgccagcacttgttgttgtttgacttcataatggctgccaatcttactggagtgagatggtatcttagggtagttttgatttgcattcctctgactgctagagatggtgagcattttttcatgtacttgttgattgccataagttcattcttctttaaggctgagtaatattgcatttatttatatatatatatatatatatatatatatatatatatatatatatatataaaacattttcattatccatttatctgtcaaaggatacctagtttggttccatagtacCAATGTGGCCGTGTCACtcttgtatgctgattttaagtcctttgtgtataaatgaaggagtgggatagctgggtgaaatgttgttccattccaagttttttgaggaatcctcatattgttttccagagtggttgcaccaattagTAGCCCCACCAACAAAATATatgtgtacctttcccccacatcctcaccaacacttattgttgcttgtattcttgatgattaccattctcaccggagtgagatggaatctcagtagagttttgatttgtatttttctaattgctagagatgttgaacatgtttttcatgtatttgttgatcaattgtattttttccatGAAGTATTTTTtgagtttcttagcccatttattgactggattatttgttttggggggggggggtttgatgttaaatttttgagttcttcatatatctggagattaatgctccatAAGAGGTGCATGTggcagattttctcccattctatatcctgtttcttcatgttattgattgtttcctttgctgagaaggagctttttagtttgaattcaactcatttattgattctttattttactacTTGTACATTAGGAGTCTTGTCAAGGAATTGGTTCCTATGCTGAAATGGTGGatatttgggcttactttttcttttattaggtgcaggttctctgttctagtgcctaagccTATGATcctttttgagttgatttttgtgcagggtgagacatgggttttaatttcatttgctacaaatggatttctggttttcccaacactatttattgaagagggaatcttttctccaatgtatgtctttggtgcctttgtctactGTGAGATAACCATATTCATGTGTGTtagtctttgtgtcttctattcggTACCATTGGTCGACATATCTatcttggtgccaataccatgctgtttttattactatggctctgtagtatagtttaagttttggtattgtgatgccttcttcttcattcttcttgctaagaatttctTTCACTATTCTGGATCTCATTTTCCCAACTAAATTtcaggattgttttttttttatttctataaagaatgcttttgggattttaataggaattgcattaaatctgtataatgctttgtGTAGTacggccattttgacaacattaattctgtcatccaagagcataggagatctttccatctttgaaGGTCTTCTTCAATGTGTTTCCTTAATGttcatagttttcattatagaggtctttcatctcttttgttagattaattcccaagtattttttttagtctACTGcaaatgggataattttcctaatttctctttcattggaTTTATCAATGAtggcatttgatttatgggtgttaattttatatccttagTTCTAGTTTTCTGATGTATTTTGGggggatcttctaaatatagaatcatgtcatcggcaaatagtgataatttaagttcttatttttctacttatccctttaatttcgtctaattgctctggctagagtttcaaggatgatgttgaatagaagtggtataGAAGGGCATTCTTGTCTTCGTTCAGtctttagagggaatgctttcaatttttctccattcagaatatgTTGGCTTTAGGTTaagtatatatagcttttatgatgttgaggtatgtttctactatccctgtttttttccagtgttttggacatgaaggggtgctgtattttgttaagtgctttttctgcatctattgagatgaacaTATAATActtgtgtttttaattatttttttatttatatacgacagcaaaatgcattacaattcttgttatacatatagagcacaatttttcatatctctggttgtatacaaagtatactcacaccaatttgtgttcatacatgtactttggataataatgaccatcacattccaccataatttctaaccccatgtgcatttctttggtttgaaactctgtgccttctctatcccaataactcttagatttagtcttttgatgctgtcccataatttttggatgttctgttcatgatttcttactatcttcactttgtagtcaactttattttcctgattgtatactttgtcttcattatctgacgttctttcttccaagtgatctagtctgttggttatgcttactattgagttttttatttgacttatggtatcctttatttcaaggatttctgactatatttttttcagagcctctatctctttcttgaagtaatcttttgctacttgtatttgctctcatctctttgttggagtgatcaatttttgcctgtattgcCTCATTtacatcattctttaattcacagatcactttaattatgaaccttctgaactccttctctgacatttcattaacttcactgtccatgggttctgtaaTTATAGTATCCTGGCTTGTTTGGGGCCCTTTtgctcccttgttttttcatgttgtcattgcgtcttcctttcttgcagtgtggatctgagatattacagtttcttccctatattcttgtagtacccatgcagattgtctgtacctcaccttgatgttgggcttccagaccctgccagtGTGCCTCagtgtatgctactgcatctaagGTTGGTGGTGACAATAGCAGAGGTAACTCgagataatagttaaggtgccccaagatggaaacaatgtcttacagagatggggctgcagGAGTGAACCTCACACTCCCTTTGGAAGCCTGctccaagatgcagctgcttctaggccctatctgttgtcaaaaagttaggAGCTACTGTGTGAGGAAGGCTATGGTGATAACTGCAGTGTTCCAAGATGAAAaatagttaggtttaggctcccaggtggggaggggagaactCGGACCTAACCTGGACCTGGGGCCTGCGCAAGTTGGTATGGGAGTTCTGGGCTGGGACTCGCCTTCTGCGAAGTCTGCTGGTCAGAGGggtggtcctgtgccagaggctaagctctggtgggtgtctgcccTGCCAGCGCAGGAATGGacctgggcctactgtgagcctgtgTCCCACTCGGGCTAGTGTGGGCGGTCTCATAATTCTTGTCTTATAtccattgatgtgatgaattatgtttattgttttccATGTGTTCAGCTGACCTTGTATTCCTGCAATAAACCTCACTTGATTGCGGTGCACCATCTGTTTAGTAAGCATTTGTGTgcagtttgccagaattttattgagaatttttgcatctatgatcatcaggaatattggttctgaagttttctttcttgatgtGCCTTTctttgattttggtatcagggtgataatAGCttcaaagaatgagtttggaagaattctctctttttttatttcatggaataatttgagaattattggtgttaattcttctttgaaggaagaTCTTTATAACTCACCTGAGAATTCTTCTTGTCCTTGGTTTTTCTTTGTCGgcaggcttttgatggcatcttctatttcattgattgaaactaatctgtttaaattgtgtatgtcctcctggttcagtttgggtaggtcatatgtgtttagaaatttttttattgtggagaGCAGTGACAGAGAATGGGGGGGCAGTGACTGGTATGGGCGGGTCAGGGGGAGGttctctgatgacttcatggctgtagCATGTCTGCTGCCTGGGAGTGTTTCTCTGCAAGGGTACAggatgcccagttgctatggtgatgctcCACCCAAAGCGGTTCTGTgcaagagtcttatcagctttgacCTTGAACTCAGGCACATAGCTCTTAGGGATAGAGGAATTCTGAGCATCAAGACAACCACAATTTTCACCAGTGCTGCTATTCCTGAGCCTGCCCACTTAACAAAAACTTCAGACCATGTTCTTCTTGAGTGCTGctcaaagctcctaacattgcacattaaTTGGTAGAAAAGTTTCTAGTCCTATAACTTTCTTGAGCACAAAGATTTATTCTTCTATAGTCTTTAACTTGATTATGAGACATGTAAATAAAACATGCTAAAATGGCTCTTGAGATACTGCTTCTTCATCTGTTGGGGCAGAGCAGCACTCCACATAACTTCAGCTACctatatatctgtgtgtatgtgtttttcttaatctcCCATTGCCCCTTGCTGGTACAGTGAGTTTGACAGTGCCAGTCATGACAGttgatatcttcaagattttctatttattggaGTGTAAATGagcaaaatagtttctaattaccTTCTGTATCTCAGTACTGTCCATCAAGATACTTGTTTTTTCATCgctaattttagtaatttgagttttctctttctcttcattaacatTGCTAAgtgtgtataaattttatttattttttcaaagaacaaacttttgggttttgtcaattttgtgaattgattctttaatttcaattttatttcagctctgattttaattatttactgactttactgcttttggtgttgatattttcctttttctagggctttgagatgaaatgttaggTAATTCATTAATTGACTTTCtactcttttttaaagaatgagctCAATCCAATGATCGTTCcttttagcactgccttcatagtgcccAGAGATTTGGATAGATTTATCacaattctcatttacctctaattcatttttttaatttcatctctgatttcttcaACTATCCATTCATTATTCAATACAATatcatttagtctccaggtgttagaataGGTTCTAGTTCTTTTTCCAttgttatttctaatttcattccattatgatctgatagaatgcagagtattatctctgttttgttttttgttttgttttattttgtttgtgattgctaagagttgctttttggcataagatatagtctattttagagaatacTCTGTGCACTGCTAAGAAGAAATGTATTTACttattgatgaatgaaatataatatatatatataatataatatatataatatatatatatactaaattaTCGATATTgattctatagtttctttctttttttttttttttttggaggatttatccagtagtgagagaggttgTTAAAATCACTTAGTATTATtttgttgtgatctatttgattcttgaaattaagaaGAGTGTGTTTGATGTATGCTCCATTGTTCCATTGTATGCTCCATTGTTTGTTTGtgatgctccattgtttagggtatagatatttatgattattattatttcttgttgatgtataattctctTAAGCAGTATTAGATGTCGTTCTTTGTCCCTCCTGACTAACTTttgcttgaagtctactttacctgatatgaagatggaaatccctgcttgtttacatgacccgtgtgaatgatatgttttttcctattcttttttacCTTCTctttgtggatgtctttgcctctgaggtgagtctcttggagacatcatattgtttttaatccaatctgccagtctatgtcttttgattggtaagtttatgccattaacattcaaggttattattgtgatatgatttgtattcccagtcacttgggtttatttctggcttttaatttgaattagtttctcctttgattgtctCTTCCTTTGGTGTAGTTTCTCCCATTgctggttttcaatttttttttccatttcatcttcatagaatattttgttgaaaatattctgtagtgcaggctttctagttgtgaattcttttaacttttatcatggaaggtttttattttatctttaaatatgaagcctaattttactggatataggattcttatctggcatccatttt
Encoded here:
- the LOC114103849 gene encoding olfactory receptor 9K2-like — its product is MSDKGGNNHSDVTDFILAGFRVPPEFYILLFLLFLLIYVMVLLGNIIMMAVIVTDSQLNTPMYFFLGNLSFIDLSYSTVIAPKAMVIFLSEKKNISFGGCAAQLFLFTLFIVTEGFVLAAMAYDRFSAICNPLLYSVYMSRRLCSQLMAGSYFCAWVSSTIQVSVTFSVSFCAYRVIDHFYCDSYQIEKISCSNLFVNKMVSLSLAIFIIFPTIVVIVVSYMYIVSTVLKIPSTEGRKKAFSTCSSHLGVVSVLYGTVSFVYLIPPSNPELRKVASVFYILVTPMLNPLIYSLRNKDVKQALRKILGNKKALP